One Natronogracilivirga saccharolytica genomic window carries:
- the bamE gene encoding outer membrane protein assembly factor BamE domain-containing protein — MNKTFINNVKDMKLAHIFVLLVFLCFSQKVLGQQNNNKELDSRITELEQVVASLQQRIIELETIVQGQQESGQPVAAKGNWQELRNWRQLQRGMTMQQVEELLGEPEKVNAGGTLTFWYWDYPGGPQVSFDRSNKVYGWSEPSR, encoded by the coding sequence ATGAATAAGACTTTTATTAATAATGTAAAAGATATGAAACTAGCACATATATTTGTTTTATTGGTCTTTCTATGTTTTTCTCAAAAAGTCTTAGGCCAACAAAATAATAACAAAGAGCTTGATAGTCGAATCACTGAATTAGAACAGGTAGTAGCTTCACTTCAGCAACGGATTATTGAGTTGGAAACAATTGTCCAAGGGCAACAGGAGAGTGGGCAACCAGTTGCAGCTAAAGGAAACTGGCAAGAACTTCGTAATTGGCGTCAACTGCAAAGGGGAATGACTATGCAACAGGTTGAAGAACTACTGGGTGAACCGGAGAAGGTCAATGCCGGAGGCACACTGACTTTTTGGTATTGGGACTACCCAGGTGGCCCTCAAGTAAGCTTTGATCGATCAAATAAAGTATATGGTTGGTCTGAGCCTTCGCGATAA
- a CDS encoding PGN_0703 family putative restriction endonuclease: MTMDIGPQYKQDDPFKAAARLHQSKYRAKFLKVYYQDYGNRITEADGRALLNYYDELGVREALRERYPVYSKKRDADLLRSEHIPFNMLAPLACRPALMKHVLSEAFGLELSQSIQMKLEWAPSPAEEYLDDLTSFDAYIQGRDENGSLIGLGIEVKYTERGYRIGPSEARRVHDHQSTYWVTTRESGMFAMSGCDELTTDDLRQVWRNHLLGLAMVRNRDIDKFVSATLYPAGNHHFTHALTQYRDHLIPTAQDGIRGCTFEDYINCLQGDNEIKAWKSYLKERYLFEMAE; this comes from the coding sequence ATGACTATGGACATAGGCCCACAGTACAAACAAGACGATCCGTTCAAAGCGGCTGCAAGGCTACACCAGTCCAAGTACCGCGCGAAATTCCTTAAAGTCTACTACCAGGATTACGGTAATAGGATTACAGAGGCTGACGGGCGTGCGCTGCTTAATTACTACGATGAGCTTGGGGTCAGAGAGGCTTTGAGGGAAAGATACCCTGTCTACTCCAAAAAGCGCGATGCTGATCTATTGAGAAGTGAGCACATACCATTTAATATGCTGGCTCCACTTGCCTGTAGGCCTGCCCTGATGAAGCATGTTCTAAGCGAGGCTTTCGGGTTGGAACTAAGCCAGTCAATCCAAATGAAGCTTGAATGGGCGCCTTCGCCAGCAGAAGAGTACTTGGATGACCTGACTTCTTTCGATGCTTACATTCAAGGACGAGATGAAAACGGGAGTCTGATAGGCCTGGGTATTGAAGTAAAGTACACGGAGCGCGGGTACAGGATAGGGCCCTCCGAAGCCAGACGAGTGCATGATCATCAGTCCACATACTGGGTTACAACACGGGAGTCCGGTATGTTTGCCATGAGCGGGTGTGATGAACTGACAACGGATGACCTCCGCCAAGTCTGGAGAAATCATCTGCTCGGATTAGCAATGGTTAGGAACAGGGACATTGACAAGTTTGTGTCTGCAACGTTGTATCCGGCCGGTAACCATCATTTCACGCACGCACTGACGCAGTACCGAGACCATCTAATACCAACAGCACAGGATGGTATTCGTGGCTGTACTTTTGAGGATTATATAAACTGTCTGCAGGGGGATAATGAGATTAAGGCTTGGAAAAGTTATTTGAAAGAAAGGTATCTTTTTGAAATGGCCGAATAA